A genomic window from Phoenix dactylifera cultivar Barhee BC4 chromosome 7, palm_55x_up_171113_PBpolish2nd_filt_p, whole genome shotgun sequence includes:
- the LOC103715184 gene encoding protein PLASTID TRANSCRIPTIONALLY ACTIVE 10 — protein MHCFQLHHRGHHLLPSVRLPPPRPLRRPKTLIPPPPRNPRISLLLLPSWRRSPLPFLPRSSSPYAPDELPANDDDDAAYLERFRPREKESEDEARRRNWIERGWAPWEEILTPEADFARKSLNEGVEVPLQSPEAIEAFKMLRPSYRRKKMEESGLSEEEYLAKQFAIKGEIPDPLETSWAGPVAVRMVPPRDWPPRDWQVDAAELEFIREAHKLQAERVDLDEEVRTDVDNMFLERYQVFLKQYKEWVAANREKLEEESYKFDQDYYPGRRKRGKDYKDDMLELPFIYPGQICRGKVVTLHLHQGAFVDIGCVYDGWVPIKGNDWYWIRHHIKVGMHVFVEILAKRDPYRFRFPIEMRFLYPNIDHLIFNRFDFPPIFHREEDTNPEQLWRETGRPPIPRKRPEVKMEEQSLLSDHPYVDKLWQLHNAEQMILDHEEENPDKYKDKKYESTIDATFVEENSVEYTQDYYKKALLPKVILNTNVKELDMDAARAERQLHNRLKKEAKERGEEYKIPKLRRNIEMDEYDLMHWRRSLEEREALIRDISCRKALGLPLEEPGRYTDDKRVWGGDRYDPSDPLYRYDYWGEPKNSEKSKQERMTEDHNRSIVGRGTVWYEMSYEEAIKQRMHREAQMKATPEETEESEDEDEDDDIDFDYSIFSSSNSYSTNKPLVNGTELPSMSDEGMFEN, from the exons ATGCACTGCTTCCAGCTTCACCACCgcggccaccacctcctcccttCCGTCCGCCTTCCTCCTCCCCGCCCCCTCCGCCGCCCCAAAACCCTAATTCCTCCCCCTCCCCGGAACCCTAGAATctcgctcctcctcctcccttcatGGCGCCGCTCCCCTCTTCCCTTTCTCCCTCGCTCTTCCTCACCCTACGCCCCCGACGAGCTCCCCGCCAACGACGATGACGACGCCGCATACCTCGAGAGATTCCGTCCCCGGGAGAAGGAGTCCGAGGACGAGGCCCGCCGCCGCAACTGGATCGAGCGCGGCTGGGCCCCCTGGGAGGAGATCCTCACCCCCGAGGCCGACTTCGCCCGCAAGAGCCTTAACGAGGGCGTCGAGGTCCCTCTCCAGTCCCCCGAGGCCATCGAGGCCTTCAAGATGCTCCGCCCCTCCTACCGTCgcaagaagatggaggagagCGGCCTCTCCGAGGAGGAGTACCTCGCGAAACAATTCGCCATCAAGGGCGAGATCCCCGACCCGCTTGAGACCTCCTGGGCCGGCCCCGTCGCCGTTAGGATGGTTCCGCCGAGGGACTGGCCACCGCGTGACTGGCAAGTTGACGCCGCCGAGCTGGAGTTCATCCGGGAGGCCCATAAGCTACAGGCGGAGCGGGTGGATCTCGACGAGGAGGTGAGGACCGATGTGGATAACATGTTCTTGGAGAGGTACCAGGTGTTCTTGAAGCAGTACAAGGAATGGGTCGCCGCGAACCGGGAGAAGTTGGAGGAGGAGTCTTACAAG TTTGACCAAGATTACTATCCTGGTAGGAGAAAACGAGGCAAGGACTACAAAGATGACATG CTCGAGCTCCCATTTATATATCCTGGACAG ATATGTCGAGGGAAAGTGGTGACTCTACACCTTCACCAAGGAGCCTTTGTCGACATTGGATGCGTCTACGATGG GTGGGTCCCCATAAAAGGAAATGATTGGTATTGGATCCGTCATCACATAAAAGTTGGCATGCATGTATTTGTTGAAATTCTG GCAAAACGAGATCCATATCGTTTTCGTTTTCCTATCGAAATGCGCTTCTTATACCCTAACATAGATCACCTTAT ATTCAATAGATTTGACTTTCCACCAATATTTCATCGTGAGGAGGATACAAATCCAGAACAATTGTGG CGGGAAACTGGAAGACCACCCATTCCTAGAAAAAGGCCTGAAGTCAAAATGGAAGAGCAATCACTGTTATCCGATCACCCATATGTTGATAAG TTATGGCAGCTACATAATGCAGAGCAAATGATTCTGGATCATGAGGAGGAAAACCCTGATAAGTATAAGGACAAGAAATATGAATCAACTATTGATGCAACTTTTGTTGAAGAAAATAGTGTTGAATATACACAAGATTACTATAAGAAAGCTTTGCTACCAAAGGTTATTCTG AATACAAATGTTAAAGAACTTGACATGGATGCTGCTCGTGCTGAGCGTCAG CTGCACAACAGATTAAAGaaggaagcaaaagaaagaggagaggagtaTAAAATTCCAAAGTTGAGACGTAACATAGAGATGGATGAGTATGACCTGATGCATTGGCGACGTTCTTTAGAAGAAAGAGAAGCTCTAATCAGAGATATCAGTTG CCGGAAAGCTCTTGGTCTTCCTCTGGAGGAGCCGGGGAGATACACTGATGATAAGAGAGTTTGGGGAGGGGACCGCTATGACCCCTCGGATCCTCTATACCGTTATGATTACTGGGGAGAGCCCAAAAACTCAGAGAAGAGCAAACAGGAGAGAATGACGGAAGACCATAATCGATCGATTGTTGGAAGAGGTACCGTTTGGTATGAAATGTCGTATGAAGAGGCCATCAAACAGAGGATGCATCGTGAAGCCCAGATGAAGGCGACCCCagaagaaacagaggaaagtgaagatgaagatgaagatgacGACATAGATTTTGACTACAGCATATTTAGCAGTTCTAATTCTTATTCAACAAACAAGCCACTTGTCAATGGTACCGAGTTGCCTAGTATGTCAGATGAAGGCATGTTTGAGAATTAG
- the LOC103715183 gene encoding lysine histidine transporter 1-like isoform X1 — MGTQAPSTPPESYDISSKSQKEKSVDDWLPITSSRDAKWWYSAFHNVTAMVGAGVLSLPYAMSELGWGPGIVILILSWIITLYTLWQMVEMHEMVPGKRFDRYHELGQHAFGDKLGLWIVVPQQLVVEVSVDIVYMVTGGQSLKKFHDLVCPSCKSIKQTYFIMIFASVHFVLSQLPNFNSISGVSLAAAVMSLSYSTIAWGASVDKGKQENVEYGYKSSSTAGTVFGFLSALGNVAFAYAGHNVVLEIQATIPSTPQKPSKKAMWKGVIVAYIVVALCYFPVALVGYWAFGNGVQDNILLSLDKPRWLIAAANMMVVIHVIGSYQIYAMPVFDMMETVLVKKLHFPPGLMLRLIARSVYVALTMFIGITFPFFGALLSFFGGLAYAPTSYYLPCIIWLLIYKPKVGSLSWIANWICIILGVLLMILAPIGGLRQIILEAKTYKFYS, encoded by the exons TCCCAGAAGGAGAAGTCGGTCGATGATTGGCTTCCGATCACGTCATCCCGGGATGCCAAGTGGTGGTACTCAGCATTCCACAATGTCACGGCCATGGTCGGAGCCGGTGTCCTCAGCTTGCCATATGCTATGTCTGAACTTGGATG GGGGCCAGGCATTGTAATCCTAATTCTATCATGGATCATCACCTTATATACTCTGTGGCAAATGGTGGAGATGCATGAGATGGTACCTGGGAAGCGATTCGATCGCTACCACGAACTGGGGCAGCATGCCTTTGGAGACAAGCTTGGTCTTTGGATTGTGGTGCCTCAGCAGCTTGTGGTGGAGGTGAGCGTCGACATCGTGTACATGGTCACAGGAGGGCAATCTCTAAAGAAGTTCCATGATCTTGTCTGCCCTAGCTGCAAAAGCATCAAACAAACCTACTTCATCATGATCTTTGCCTCGGTGCACTTCGTGCTCTCCCAGCTGCCCAACTTCAACTCCATTTCAGGCGTCTCTTTGGCCGCTGCCGTCATGTCTCTCAG CTACTCCACCATTGCTTGGGGAGCTTCTGTGGACAAAGGTAAGCAAGAAAATGTtgaatatggatacaaatctTCAAGCACGGCAGGAACGGTCTTCGGTTTCCTCAGTGCACTAGGAAACGTTGCTTTCGCATATGCCGGTCACAATGTGGTCTTGGAGATCCAGGCAACTATTCCTTCCACCCCTCAGAAGCCATCAAAGAAGGCTATGTGGAAGGGTGTCATTGTTGCCTACATCGTTGTTGCTCTTTGCTACTTCCCGGTTGCCCTCGTTGGTTACTGGGCCTTTGGCAATGGGGTCCAGGACAACATCCTCCTTAGCCTGGACAAGCCAAGGTGGCTGATTGCCGCGGCCAACATGATGGTTGTCATCCATGTCATTGGGAGCTATCAG ATTTATGCCATGCCTGTCTTTGACATGATGGAAACTGTGCTGGTGAAGAAGCTTCATTTTCCTCCGGGTCTTATGCTTCGCTTAATTGCTCGATCTGTATATGTCG CGTTGACAATGTTCATTGGTATAACCTTCCCTTTCTTTGGAGCACTACTTTCATTCTTTGGAGGATTGGCATATGCCCCAACTTCATACTAT CTCCCCTGCATCATATGGCTTCTCATCTACAAGCCTAAAGTGGGTAGCTTATCTTGGATCGCTAATTGG ATCTGCATCATACTCGGGGTCCTATTGATGATTTTAGCACCCATTGGTGGATTAAGGCAAATCATACTCGAAGCAAAGACTTACAAATTTTACTCATAA
- the LOC103715183 gene encoding lysine histidine transporter 1-like isoform X2: MGTQAPSTPPESYDISSKKEKSVDDWLPITSSRDAKWWYSAFHNVTAMVGAGVLSLPYAMSELGWGPGIVILILSWIITLYTLWQMVEMHEMVPGKRFDRYHELGQHAFGDKLGLWIVVPQQLVVEVSVDIVYMVTGGQSLKKFHDLVCPSCKSIKQTYFIMIFASVHFVLSQLPNFNSISGVSLAAAVMSLSYSTIAWGASVDKGKQENVEYGYKSSSTAGTVFGFLSALGNVAFAYAGHNVVLEIQATIPSTPQKPSKKAMWKGVIVAYIVVALCYFPVALVGYWAFGNGVQDNILLSLDKPRWLIAAANMMVVIHVIGSYQIYAMPVFDMMETVLVKKLHFPPGLMLRLIARSVYVALTMFIGITFPFFGALLSFFGGLAYAPTSYYLPCIIWLLIYKPKVGSLSWIANWICIILGVLLMILAPIGGLRQIILEAKTYKFYS, from the exons AAGGAGAAGTCGGTCGATGATTGGCTTCCGATCACGTCATCCCGGGATGCCAAGTGGTGGTACTCAGCATTCCACAATGTCACGGCCATGGTCGGAGCCGGTGTCCTCAGCTTGCCATATGCTATGTCTGAACTTGGATG GGGGCCAGGCATTGTAATCCTAATTCTATCATGGATCATCACCTTATATACTCTGTGGCAAATGGTGGAGATGCATGAGATGGTACCTGGGAAGCGATTCGATCGCTACCACGAACTGGGGCAGCATGCCTTTGGAGACAAGCTTGGTCTTTGGATTGTGGTGCCTCAGCAGCTTGTGGTGGAGGTGAGCGTCGACATCGTGTACATGGTCACAGGAGGGCAATCTCTAAAGAAGTTCCATGATCTTGTCTGCCCTAGCTGCAAAAGCATCAAACAAACCTACTTCATCATGATCTTTGCCTCGGTGCACTTCGTGCTCTCCCAGCTGCCCAACTTCAACTCCATTTCAGGCGTCTCTTTGGCCGCTGCCGTCATGTCTCTCAG CTACTCCACCATTGCTTGGGGAGCTTCTGTGGACAAAGGTAAGCAAGAAAATGTtgaatatggatacaaatctTCAAGCACGGCAGGAACGGTCTTCGGTTTCCTCAGTGCACTAGGAAACGTTGCTTTCGCATATGCCGGTCACAATGTGGTCTTGGAGATCCAGGCAACTATTCCTTCCACCCCTCAGAAGCCATCAAAGAAGGCTATGTGGAAGGGTGTCATTGTTGCCTACATCGTTGTTGCTCTTTGCTACTTCCCGGTTGCCCTCGTTGGTTACTGGGCCTTTGGCAATGGGGTCCAGGACAACATCCTCCTTAGCCTGGACAAGCCAAGGTGGCTGATTGCCGCGGCCAACATGATGGTTGTCATCCATGTCATTGGGAGCTATCAG ATTTATGCCATGCCTGTCTTTGACATGATGGAAACTGTGCTGGTGAAGAAGCTTCATTTTCCTCCGGGTCTTATGCTTCGCTTAATTGCTCGATCTGTATATGTCG CGTTGACAATGTTCATTGGTATAACCTTCCCTTTCTTTGGAGCACTACTTTCATTCTTTGGAGGATTGGCATATGCCCCAACTTCATACTAT CTCCCCTGCATCATATGGCTTCTCATCTACAAGCCTAAAGTGGGTAGCTTATCTTGGATCGCTAATTGG ATCTGCATCATACTCGGGGTCCTATTGATGATTTTAGCACCCATTGGTGGATTAAGGCAAATCATACTCGAAGCAAAGACTTACAAATTTTACTCATAA